GTACCGAGCCGGCCGGTCGCCCGGCCGCTGGTGCGCTCTTACCGCACCGTTGCACCCTTACCTCCCTGAGGAGGCGGTGTTTTTCTGTGGCACTGTCCTCGGGGTCGCCCCCACTGGGCGTTACCCAGCACCCTGCCCTACGGAGCCCGGACTTTCCTCGAGCGCATGCGCGCCCGCGGCCGCACGGCCTACTCTCCCGCAGTATGGTAGCATGCCCCCCCCTGTGATTCAATCCGACTGCCCGTCCAGCGCCAGGTTGGCGAGCGCGTCCGCCCCCCGATTGTCCTCGCGCGGGACATGGACGACGTCGACCTGCTCGAACTCGCGCATCCGGGCCCGGGCCTCACGGTGGAGCGGAGCCAGCGCCTCGCTGCGGACCTGGTACTGCCCGGAGAGCTGCCGAACCACCAGCTCGCTGTCGCTTTGAATCCGCACCGATCGGGCGCC
This genomic stretch from bacterium harbors:
- a CDS encoding ribonuclease HI family protein → MAARRDLVICFDGASRGNPGPAAIGVVVLEKGVPIREIGEVIGETTNNVAEYRALLRGLREAAALGARSVRIQSDSELVVRQLSGQYQVRSEALAPLHREARARMREFEQVDVVHVPREDNRGADALANLALDGQSD